A region of Dioscorea cayenensis subsp. rotundata cultivar TDr96_F1 chromosome 5, TDr96_F1_v2_PseudoChromosome.rev07_lg8_w22 25.fasta, whole genome shotgun sequence DNA encodes the following proteins:
- the LOC120262429 gene encoding 40S ribosomal protein S12-like — MAAEDAVVAEVPALGEPMDLMTALQLVLKKSLAHDGLVRGLHEGAKAIEKHAAQLCLLAEDCNQPDYVKLVKALCADHNVHLITVPSAKTLGEWAGLCKIDSEGKARKVVGSSCVVIKDYGEESEGLHIVQEYVKSH; from the exons ATGGCTGC AGAGGATGCTGTTGTTGCTGAAGTTCCTGCTCTTGGAGAGCCTATGGACCTGATGACAGCCCTGCAGCTTGTGTTGAAGAAATCATTGGCACATGATGGTCTTGTTCGTGGACTCCATGAAGGTGCCAAGGCCATTGAGAAGCATGCTGCACAGCTCTGCTTGCTGGCAGAGGACTGTAACCAACCCGACTATGTGAAGCTTGTGAAAGCGCTCTGTGCTGATCACAATGTGCATTTGATTACTGTACCAAGTGCCAAGACACTCGGCGAGTGGGCTGGG CTGTGCAAGATCGATTCCGAGGGAAAGGCAAGGAAAGTTGTAGGTTCTTCTTGTGTGGTTATCAAG gATTATGGTGAGGAGTCAGAAGGCCTTCATATAGTCCAGGAATATGTGAAGTCCCATTGA